A stretch of DNA from Thermanaerosceptrum fracticalcis:
CGTAATCATCGCCGGGCATATGGCCAGCGATTCCCTGGGGATGAACCTGTTACTTGACTCTCTTGCAGAACAAGGTGTCAGCATCCTGCCTTGCTCCGGCTTAATCAGGGTAAAAAGATAGGAAGTTAACTATGGCTTTAGGCCTGCCGGCAAATACCTTTATAATATAATGATAATGTCAACAATTTAAACGCGGGAAGTTGCCCGCGTTTTTGTACCTTAGTATCCGGGAGGTATTTTTATGGTGCAAAAAGAAAGAATTGAGCTGCTGGCTCCTGTTGGTGGGCCCGAAGCTTTACGGGCCGCAGTGGAGAATGGCGCGGACGCTGTCTACCTGGGCGGGAAAATGTTCAGCGCCCGCCAGAGCGCACAAAATTTTGATCTGGAGGAACTGCGGGAAGCGGTAAAATATGCCCATTTACGTGGTGTTAAAGTATATATAGCCGTAAATACCCTGGTTGATAACAGTGAATTTCCCGAACTCATAGATTATCTTTACGACCTATATACCATTCATGTCGATGCCGTTATCGTACAGGACCTGGGAGTGGCTTCGCTGATCAGAGCTGTACTGCCCGAGTTGGAACTCCATGCCAGTACACAAATGACTGTGCATAATGGGGCTGGGGTTAGATATTTAGAGGAATTGGGTATCCTCAGGGCTGTTTTGGCCCGGGAAGTCTCCCTGGAAAATATTGAGCTTATCGGCAAATCTACCAGTTTACCCCTGGAAGTCTTTGTTCATGGTGCCCTATGCGTAAGCTATTCCGGACAGTGTTTAATGAGCAGTATGGTAGGGGGGAGAAGCGGGAACAGGGGCAAATGCGCCCAACCCTGCCGTTTGAAATATACCCTCGTGAATGGAAAAGGAGAAGAGATCAAAACAGCAGGGGAACACCTTCTCTCACCCAAGGACCTCAATATGATTGAACACCTGCCCCTTTTGCTAAAATCTGGAGTAGTATCTTTAAAAGTAGAGGGCAGGATGAAAAGACCGGAGTATGTGGCTACGGTGATAAGAAATTACCGGGAAGCCCTGGAGAATTTTTACCGGGAACCTGAAAGTTTTAAAGTAGGCATATCGTCCCTCAAGGAATTAACCCAGATCTTTAACAGAGATTTTACTACCGGCTATTACCTGGAAAAACCCGGTCCCCATTTAATGAGCTACCAGCGGCCCAATAACCGTGGACTAAGATTAGGCAGGGTTATGGGTTATAATCCAAAAACCCAGGAAGTAACAGTTTCTTTGGATGAACCGCTGAGGGTAGGGGACGGCTACGAAATCTGGATTACCAGGGGTGGGCGGATAGCCGGTGAAATAAGAACCTTGAAGCAAAATAACATGCCCGTTACACGGGCGGAAAAAGGGGAGGTTACTTTTCCTATCCAGGGTGGAGTACCGCGTACAGGGGACCGTATCTTTAAGACCGCGGATTTTGCTCTCCTCCAGAAGGCCCAGGAGAGTTTTGTATCGTCAGCGGGCGTTAGGAAAATTCCCCTTGATCTTTTTATTGAAGTTAAAATGGGCCGCAATGTGGTACTTAAAGCCCAGGATTATGACGGTCACAGTACGGAAGTCCAGGGAAATTATGTGGTGGAAAAGGCGCAGAAACACGCTACAAGTCGTGAGGATGTGTTTAAGCAGTTAGCCAGGCTGGGTAATACGGTTTTTACTTTAAGAACTCTGGAAATGGAACTGGATGAGGGGGTCATGGTACCCTTAAGTGAATTAAACAATTTAAGGCGGGAAGCTGTGGCAAACCTGGAAGAACGCCGCCTGGCGGGTTTCATAAAACCGGAAATTGCGAGAGAAGTCTATCAGGAGCGGGTTAGAGCCTTTCGGGAGAATTTGCCTCTACCACGCCCGGTCAGAGTAAAACCCAAATTATCTGTGCTGGTAGGGGATATGCCTTCCTTAAAGGCTGCCTTAAAAGCCGGAGCTGATATCATTTATCTAGGCGGAGAAGTTTTAAGGAGAAAAAAGGGTATTGGATTTGATTCCTTCAGAGATGCCGTCCGGGAATGCCGGGAACAGGGGGCCGAGGCTGTTATCCTGCTGCCGCGCATTTATCATGAGAAAGATTTAGATACCATAAAAAGATATTTTGCAAAGGGTCAGGAAGCAGGAGCCGATGCTTTTCTCGTCGGTAACTTAGGTACGCTGCAGCTGGCCCGGGAATTAGAAATCACCAGCATCCGGGGAGATTATACCCTAAACATCTTTAATGATTATACGATGAGAAACCTCATTGAGGCGGGAGTGGAGCAGGTTACCCTTTCTCCCGAATTAAGCCTCAAGCAGATAGAAAAGCTTCATTTCTTAGGCTTAATCAACCTGGAATTGATGGTGCATGGCTCCTTGCCCCTTATGCTCACGGAACATTGTCTGGTTGGTAATATCTTGGGGAAAGGACACCAGGAACGGGGGTGCCCTTATCCCTGTAAAAAAGAGGCCTATGGTTTAAAAGACCGGATGAACATGGTTTTTCCCATCGAAAGCGATGAGTTTTGCCGTATGCTCATTTACAACCCTAAGGTCCATAATCTTTTGGAACACCTGCCTCCCCTGATGGATTTGGGTATAAATATCCTGCGCATAGAGGGAAGAAGGGAAGAGGACTACTGGGTGAAAAAAGTGGTGAAGATCTACCGCGAGGAAATTGAAAGATGCTGGGAAGCGGGACCACGCTACCGGCCTGCGGAAAGAAACATGGCCGAGTTACAGGGATTATCCCCCGGGGGCTTTAACAAGGGCCACTTATACAGGGGAGTTCTTGAATAATCTCCCAATACTTTTTGGCCCCGCTATCTTATGTTATAATGGCGGGAGACAGGAAGGCGGGATAACAGGTGGAGCAAAAAGTATTAACGAAATTAGAGTTTCACAAGATTATTGATAGACTGGTCAACCATTGTGCATCCATACCCGGTAAAGAATTAGCGGGAGATTTAAAACCTTCGTGTGATATTGCTGAAGTAGAGCGTTGGCTGACGGAGACTACGGAGGCCAAAGAAGTATTACGGTACTATCCTAATTTTACACTGGGAGGAATAAGGGATATCCGCGGCAGTCTGCGTAAGGCCGCTATGGGCGGGGTCCTGGAACCGGAAGAATTTTTAGCCATTGGCGATACCATCCAGGCGGCCAAACGAATCAAAAGTTTTTTTACTGGTGACGGAAAAAAATAT
This window harbors:
- a CDS encoding DUF3656 domain-containing U32 family peptidase; protein product: MVQKERIELLAPVGGPEALRAAVENGADAVYLGGKMFSARQSAQNFDLEELREAVKYAHLRGVKVYIAVNTLVDNSEFPELIDYLYDLYTIHVDAVIVQDLGVASLIRAVLPELELHASTQMTVHNGAGVRYLEELGILRAVLAREVSLENIELIGKSTSLPLEVFVHGALCVSYSGQCLMSSMVGGRSGNRGKCAQPCRLKYTLVNGKGEEIKTAGEHLLSPKDLNMIEHLPLLLKSGVVSLKVEGRMKRPEYVATVIRNYREALENFYREPESFKVGISSLKELTQIFNRDFTTGYYLEKPGPHLMSYQRPNNRGLRLGRVMGYNPKTQEVTVSLDEPLRVGDGYEIWITRGGRIAGEIRTLKQNNMPVTRAEKGEVTFPIQGGVPRTGDRIFKTADFALLQKAQESFVSSAGVRKIPLDLFIEVKMGRNVVLKAQDYDGHSTEVQGNYVVEKAQKHATSREDVFKQLARLGNTVFTLRTLEMELDEGVMVPLSELNNLRREAVANLEERRLAGFIKPEIAREVYQERVRAFRENLPLPRPVRVKPKLSVLVGDMPSLKAALKAGADIIYLGGEVLRRKKGIGFDSFRDAVRECREQGAEAVILLPRIYHEKDLDTIKRYFAKGQEAGADAFLVGNLGTLQLARELEITSIRGDYTLNIFNDYTMRNLIEAGVEQVTLSPELSLKQIEKLHFLGLINLELMVHGSLPLMLTEHCLVGNILGKGHQERGCPYPCKKEAYGLKDRMNMVFPIESDEFCRMLIYNPKVHNLLEHLPPLMDLGINILRIEGRREEDYWVKKVVKIYREEIERCWEAGPRYRPAERNMAELQGLSPGGFNKGHLYRGVLE